DNA sequence from the Sulfurimonas sediminis genome:
GATTTTTTCTAACAGTTTCGTTTGTTTTTTCGCTTCTTGAAGTCGCTGTTTATTGACTAAAAAAGCATCTATTGCGAGAATAAGAAAGAGTGCGATAAAGATATAGACCATCGTGGTAAAAATCGCTATTACGATTCCGAAATTGATAAATATCTTGAAAGTAAACAGAGCACCGAACAATACTATTGCCCATGATGCTCCAAGCAAAAAGCTTATAATTTTTTCATAAATGTCTTTTTGCATTAAAAAAATCTAGTGAGATTCGTCAACAATTACTGCACCACCAAGGTAAACATATGTAAGCATCATAAAGATAAACGCCTGTAAAAATGCCATAAATGTCAATAGTGCAAAAGGAATCATCGGCAAAACCCATGGAGCAAGCATCAAAATTACCATCAAGAACATATCGTCTCCTTTAACATTTCCAAAAAGACGGAATGATAAAGAGATAATACGGGAGATATGAGAAACAATTTCAATCGGGAACATTAACCAGTACAGCCACCAGACAGGACCTAAAAAGTGTTTTAGGTATAAAAGTAATCCATGCTCTTTGATACCTACATAATTATAGTACACAAATACAGTCAAAGCAAGTGCTAAAGGCATTTCCAACATTGCAGTTGGTGCCTCAAAACCAGGAATAATACCAATAATATTTGCAATTCCAACAAACAAACCAATAGTTGCTACCAGTGCAAGATATTTACGGGCATGCAATCTACCCATTACATCCGTACCCATAGACCATACACCCTGCACATATGCTTCCATCAGGTTTTGTGTTCCTTTGGGTACAAGTTGTAAATTTGACATAGCCACTCTCGCTAAGATTAAAGCTATACCGGCTGATAGCAACATGTGACTCATAAAAATAAATGTCTTATCTTCTGAGATAAGTCCGAAAAAAGTAAACAGTTCACCCATAGGTGTGCTCCCTTGTCTTTAAATATTGGCGCAATTATACTCAAAGTTGCATTAAATTATTCTAAGTTTTGCTATAATCATCCCAAGAAAATCTTAATCGAGGAGGATTTCATGAATATTTTAAAATCCGTTACATATATTACACTGAGTGTTTCATTGCTTTTTGGGGCCTCTCAACAAGAGAACAAACAACTGCAGAACATAGTAAAAACAGGACAGAAAAGTTCTATGCTGCTGCTAAAAACCCTGGGTTCCAATATGAAAAGAAATATGAAAACAGGCGGTCCTATGCAAGCCCTTGATTTCTGTACACAAAAAGCCTATACCCTTACAGAGGAAGTGAATAAAAAGCTTCCAAAAGGAGTAACAGTCAAAAGAATCAGTACAAAATACAGAAACCCTGCCAACCAGCCACAAGGCAGTGAACAAGAAGTTTTGGTATCACTTGAAAAACTCCAAAGCTTACATGTAAAGCTACCAAAACAATTAGTACAAAAAGTCGATGAGCATACTTACAAATACTATAAACCTTTAGTAATCAACAAGCAGGTTTGTCTGAAATGTCATGGTAATATAACAAACAAAAAGTTAAAAGATGCCATTGCCAAAAGATACCCACAAGATAAAGCACAGCACTACAAAATGGGCGACTTAAGAGGAGCCGTTGTTGTAACGATTAAAAAGTAAAGTAGAAAATTCTACTTTACTTGGCAAATTCCACAGCCCGGCTTTCCCGAATAACATTTACTTTAATTTCACCCGGATACTGCACACGCTCTTCTATCTCTTTTGCAATTTCTCTTGCCATCAGAATTGACTCATCATCATTTACCAATGTAGCATTCACAATGACTCTGACTTCTCGTCCGGCATTAATCGCATATGCCTGTTTGACACCGCTGTGACGTGATGCGATATCTTCTATCTCGGTAACACGTTTTAAAAAGCTCTCCAAAACTTCTCGTCTCGCACCCGGACGTGCTGCTGAGAGTGCATCTGCCGCACAAACCGCACCACACTCTATGGAGTTGATTTCCTGTTGTCCGTGATGTGCATAGATTGCATTGATGACAACTTCATCTTCATTGTATCTGCGACAAATCTGGGCTCCCAAATCAACATGATTTCCATCCATATCATGCGTCAATGCCTTACCTATATCATGTAAAAGTCCTGCCCGTTTTGCCAAGATCGGGTCTCCCCCCATTTCTGCAGCCATAATTCCCGCAAGATGGGCAACCTCAAGTGTATGGGCTAAAGCATTCTGTCCGTAACTCGCACGGTAACGCAATCTTCCGATTAATTTCATAAGTTCGGGATGCATAACACCGATATTCATTTCGGCTATGAGTTCTTCACCTTCTGTTAAAATTTTGGATTCAAACTCTTCAGAAACTTTTTTAAATATCTCTTCTATTCGCGCAGGCTGAATTCTTCCGTCTTCTATGAGCAACTGCAGTGTTTTTGTTGCAATAGCACGACGATACAAATTAAAACTGCTCACAAGAATTGCGTTTGGTGTATCATCTATGATGATATCGACACCGAGCAATGTCTCCAAAGCCTTGATATTTCGCCCTTCTTTACCGATAATACGGCCTTTGAGTTCATCACTTTCCAAATGAACCAGATTTGTCAATCTCTCAGAAGCAAAGTCTCCGGCAAAACGACTCGTTGCCTGTGCCAAAATAAAGTTGGCTTTGCGCTCCCCTTCCTGTCTGGCTTCATTTTCATATTTTCTTACAATATGTGCTATCTCGCCACGCGCTTTTTCTTCAATTTTGTCAAGAAGAATCTTTTTAGCCTCTTCCTGCGTCATACCGGCACTGTGTTCTATGGTATGGACTGCTTCATCTATTTTCTCTTCATACTTTTTTTTCAGTGAAGCCAGTGATTTTTCATTTCTTTCCAGATTAACTTTTTGTGCTTTTATTCTGTTCAACTCATTTTGAATGTTTTTTTCTTCATCCTGTATCAAACGCTTCAGACTTTGTTCTTTGCGTAAAAGTTCATCTTCTCTTTGCGCAAAATCTGCACGTGCACGCTCTTTGGCACTCTCAAAGGCTTTTTGTGCTTCATGTTCTATTTCACGTGCTTTGAGTTTTGCACGCTCAAGAAGTGTCTGTGCCTCATTTTCAATCGCCTTTGCTTTGGCAACCGCCTGTTCAACATATACATCAAAGTTAGCACCGGTTATCTTTTTAGAAATTAAAAAACCAACTACTCCACTTACTGTTGCAATTGCACCACCAAGTAGTATTTCGTTTAACATCTAATAAACCTTTTTTATAAAGATCTTAGCTGCTCCGTTTACGCAGTGTTCTTGTCGGGGTTATAAGTACATCACATGCCACATCATATGCATCACATATCAAACTCTCTGTGTGGCAAAATACCGGTTGTACAAAAATAGTATATGGTTTTTCTTTTAATTTTGCAAAGAAACGATCATACATCCCTTTTCCAAAACCAATTCTCTGTAAATTACCGTCAACTCCCACTGCTGGAACTATAGCTATATCAATTTTATTATTTTTTTTTATTGTATTTCCCGCTTCAAAAATATCAAATTTTTTTTTCTTTAGCGGCAATCTAAATGGTACCATTTTAAAACTTTCGCCTTGCATAAACGGCACAAAAATATCATGTTTTTTTCTCATTTTTTTAAGCACTTTAAGGATGTCTGCCTCATACGGCAGCGGATAAAAAAACAATATTTTCAGTCTTTTGCCGGTTTTAAAATGTTCCAACTCTTTTAAGAGTACATTATTTATTAAAAAATCTTTATAAAACTTATTGTGTTGTGATGCTTTTTTAATCTTTTGTAGACATATTCGCCTGAAACTGTTTTTTGTAAGAGTCATATTAAATCTTTATCGCTATAATTTTAAGTGTCAAACTATATTTTACACAAACAAATAAACAAAGGCAAAAAATATATGAGAAATACTCCACTTTTAACTACTTTACTCACAATCAGTTTACTTTTTGGAGCCTGTTCAAAAGAGAAAGAAAACACCCAACAAGAAGCAAATTCACTCCTTGCAACAAATGAAATCGTTTTAACATCACTCGACAATAAACAGCTTGTTGTCAAAAAAGCAGACAATGGACTGCAACTTGAGGGGGCAAAAGGCAAAATAGTCATTTATGATATATTTGCGACCTGGTGTCCACCTTGTCAGGCGGAAGCTTCCCACCTTGCCTCACTCCAAAAAAAATATAAAAACAGACTGATTGTTATTGGCGTCAGTGTTGAGGATGGTATTGCAAATGAAAAGCTTGAAACATTCAAAAAACAATACAATGCAAACTATACTCTTGTCAAGTCAAGTGAAAATTCACGTATCATCAGTGAAATAGCAAAAGAGTTAAAACTGGGCAGAGACTTTGGCATTCCGCTTATGGTTTTATATAAAGACGGTAAAATCATCAATTATTATCAGGGTGCGACGGAAGAAGAGTTTATCGAAAGTGACATCAAAAAAGCGTTAGGAATATAAAATGTTTGGTTTTATAAAAAAATCTCTCAGCAAGACTGTCGCCGCTATAAAAACAGTCGCTCCAAAGAAAAAAATCACTTTTACAAAAGACGAACTTGAAGATATTTTACTTGAAGCTGATGTAGAATATGCTTTGGTCGAAATCATTCTCAATGAAATATACCAAGACAAAATCACACGCGAAATTCTTCGCTCCAAACTCCTGGCGACACTGGCATACACCTCATACAAAGAACCGAAATTCACTCCGCCTTTTGTAGAACTTATAGTCGGTGTCAACGGTGCCGGTAAAACAACCACTATTGCAAAACTGGCATACAAATACAAGCAAGAAGGCAAAAAAGTTTTACTCGGTGCAGGAGACACCTTTCGCGCCGCAGCTATCGAACAGCTGACACTCTGGGCAAACAGACTTGACATTCCTGTAGTTTCTTCAAAACAGGGACATGACAGCTCCGCCGTTGCCTATGATGCCATAGATTCGGCAAAGGCAAAAGGTTTTGACAATGTCATCATAGACACCGCAGGACGTCTGCACACCCAGACAAACCTGGCAAATGAACTCAAAAAAGTAAAGCGTATCTGCGACAAAGCCCACAAAGGCGCTCCGCACAGAACCGTACTCATTATAGACGGCACACAAGGAAACTCTGCAATTTCTCAGGCAAAAGCCTTCAATGAAATGATAGGAATAGACGGTATCATCATCACAAAACTAGACGGCACAGCAAAAGGCGGCAGTATCTTCTCCATCGCCTATGCCCTGGAACTTCCTATACTTTACGTAGGCACAGGAGAACAACCGGAAAATCTCACACCGTTCGATAAATACGAATTTGTAGACGGTCTGCTTGATGCCATTTTTGTAGAAGAAGAGTAATTACCCTCATTCAAATACTTCAAAGAGATGTATTATGAAAAATGGATTTTCAAGCACAGGAATAAACTACTTAAGTCTAAATTTATAAATTGTATGTATAATTATTCATACAATTATATTACAAGAGGTTCCCTATGCATAAGATAAGAAGTACTTTTACAGTATCTGATTTTATTATTGACGAGTTAAACAGTATATCACAAGAACTTAATGAAAAGAAGTCTCATATTGTGGAAAAAGCACTAAGTATGTATTTTGATACTCTTGACGAAAAACTATCGGATCAAAGACTTAAAAATTTAGAAAATGATCAAGAAAAAATTATACCTGCTGATAAAGTTTTTAAAGAATTAGGCTTATAGTACATGTATGAACTTCACTTTTTAACAAGTGCAAAAAAAGAGTTTAAAAAGCTAGATACTTCCGTCCAAAAAATCATAAAAGAAAAATTATTATTACTTATAACAAACCCAGACATTTTAAAAAACAATATAAAACCTCTAAAAGGTGAATATAGAGGAAAATTCCGACTTCGTGTGCATCAATACAGAGTTGTATTTCAAGTTAAAGATGCAGAATTAATTATAATTGTTGTCCGTATTGGGCATAGGAAAGAAGTTTATTAGAACAAAGGCATTTTGCAAAAATAACTTTCAAATTAAAAATTACACCCCTGTTATTGAAAATCCACTTATAAAATAATATTTCAATTAACAACCAACCTATATGATATAATACATATAGATTAAAACATAAGGATATAAAATGTTAAGCTATGGAATTACAGAGATTTAATCAAAGCCTTCACTTATTAAAAGTATAGATATTGGGAAGATTGTAGATAAACGGGCACATACTACTTTAGGTTATTTTATATCCGATAAATATGAGAGTTATATCAGACCACTTATCGATAAAATAGACAGAGAAGAGAAACTGAAAAAACTAAAACGTTTATCACAACATCAAGATTTGGAATTTGCAGAACTGGGCGTTGATGATGGACTCTAATAGCAATTATAAAAGAGGGGATATTGTTGTTGTAAACCTTAATCCTAAAAAAGGACATGAAGTAGGGAAAATCAAGCCTGCTGTTATTATCTCGGGAGAGGATGAAAACAGCATTCTTATACTGTTTATACTCATGCCCCTCTCAACTGATCTTATTGAAGATATGTCGCCATATAGAATTCGCATAACTCAGCGCGATAAATTACAACAGGATTCAGATATACTTATTAATCAAGTGAGAAGCCTCTCCAAACAAAGAATTGGCAAAAAGATTGCAACACTTACAAAAAATGAATATGAGCTGGTCATTCAATCTCTTTGTAAAAACTTCACTTCTTAAAATTACACTGATATGATGAAAAATCTGGCAAAATGCCATATTTTATACAATTGAAGCAGATATTTTATATGATGTCAGTGTCAGTTGACAATTATCTGGGACGAAGTTCGCGTTCCTCATCTGTCCCAACTGACTCAAGTTATAACATATTTTAAAAAATAAACAAAAAGAAAAAATTATGGCTAAGAAAAAAGTACTCTTTGAATGTCAACACTGTGGACTCACAACACCTAAATGGATGGGAAAATGTACCAACTGCGGTGCCTGGGACAGTTTTGTTGAATTAAACGAGCATCAGCAAGAAGTTGTCAAACAGACAAAATCAACGACATCATCATCGGCTAAGGCTGTCAGTATAAATGACATTGTGGAAGAAGAAGTTTATAGATTTTCTTCACTCGATGATGAACTTGACAATGTTTTAGGCGGCGGTATTGTTCCCGGTTCGCTTACGCTCATTGGAGGAAGTCCGGGTGTTGGCAAATCAACCCTGCTACTTAAAGTAGGTTCAAACATTGCATCAACAGGCAAAGACGTCCTTTATGTTACAGGTGAAGAATCAGCCGGACAGATAAAACTGCGTGCAAACCGTCTCAAATCCAACCATGATTCACTCTACCTTTTAAGTGAGATACGACTTGAACAGATTTTGGTTGAGCTTGAACACAGAAAGTATGATTTTTTGATTATTGATTCTATTCAGACTATTTATTCTGAAAACATTAGCTCTGCTCCGGGAAGTGTTACACAGGTGCGCCAAATAACCTTTGAATTGATGCGTATTGCCAAAGAAAAAGATATAGCCATTTTCATTATCGGGCATATTACAAAAGAAGGCTCTATTGCCGGTCCCCGTGTTTTGGAACATATGGTTGACACCGTTTTGTATTTTGAAGGGGATTCTTCTCAGGAGCTGAGAATTTTACGAGGTTTTAAAAACCGTTTTGGGGCAACAAGCGAAATAGGCGTTTTCGAGATGAAAGCCGAAGGACTTGTGAGTGCCACAGACATTGCTTCGCGCTTTTTTAACCGTAACTCTTCTCAAAGCGGTTCTGCACTTACTGTCATTATGGAAGGTTCGCGTCCAATTATTTTAGAAGTACAGGCACTTGTTTCAGAGTCACACACACCAAATGCCAAGAGACAGGCAACCGGATTTGACAACAACCGTCTTAACATGCTTTTGGCTTTGCTTGAGCGAAAACTGGAGATTCCTCTTTCAGGGTATGATGTTTTCATAAATATAACAGGCGGGATAAAAATCACCGAAACAGCGGCAGATTTAGCCATACTTGCCGCAATTATCAGCAGTTTTCGTGACCGTGCTATCTCCAAAGAGACAATTTTTATCGGCGAAGTCTCTCTCGTTGGTGATGTACGAGAAGTATACGCCCTTGATGCAAGGCTCAAAGAGGCAAGAATGCAAAATATCACCAAGGCACTTGTCTCTAAAAAACCGCTTGAAAAGACAAGTATCAAAACATTTATAGTCGATGAAGTAACAAAACTTTTGGAGTGGTATTAAATTATACATTTTAAAGTTATATTTGCATAATTTCGTTGTATAATAACGCTATATTTTTAAAAGGCAAAAAATGATAGATGCAGAGTTTAGAAGCGAAGAACGATTTTCAAGATTGTCACTGGCTTACGAATGTGCGAAAGAAAAAGATGATGTATGTGCAAAAATAGAATCAATAATCAATAAGTATGCTTTCAAGCCTGACACATATACAACAAAAGTCGCTAACGGAAAAGAAGTTTTGGTGATTGAGTTTCATGATGACTGTAATCGTGAAGCCGGACCGATTTTTGAAGAAATAATCAAGTCTCTTGATGTTAAAGTTATTAACTGAAAATAAAAATAATTATTTTTCTGATATACTAACAAAAATAAAACTGTAATTTCAAGGAAGAAATATGGCTGAAGAAAAAGAAACCGAAGAATCCGCACCCGTAGAAAAAAAATCCAGCAATATGCTGATGATTATTATCATCGTTGTTTTGATTCTTATCATAATCATAGGTGCCGTAGTTGCCTTTTTGTTAATGGGTTCAGATGAAGAAGCAGCAGTCAACAACGCTCCTCAGGCACAGGAAAGAGTGGCAGATACACGCACAAGCAGAAAGAGTGTATCCAGCGCTTCATTTGACAACAACAGAAAACTGAGTGATATCGGTGTCTTGTATCCGCTAGACACTTTTACAGTGAATTTAAAAAGTGATTCCGGAAGAAGATATCTCAAAGCAACAATGTCTTTAGAACTTGATTCTCCCGAACTCAGTCATGAACTTGACTCAAAAGCACCGGTACTTCGAGACAGAATTATTCGAATACTCAGTTCTAAAACTTTAGAAGAAATCTCTTCCAAAAAAGGCAAACAAAAAGTTTCACAACAAATTATGGATACTCTGAACTCTATGATTACTGACGGAAAAATACAAGGTATCTATTTTACTGAATTTGTCATTCAATAATTAATGATTGGTATAGACATCATAAAAGCATCGCGTATGCAGCATCTCATGGAGCGTTTTGGCGACAAAGGGCTTCGCAGATTTCTGTTAGAAGATGAGATCAGACTTATAAAGTCCTATAAAACAGCAGCCGGATTCTGGGCTGCAAAAGAGGCATTTTCCAAAGCACTGGGAACAGGTATAGGCGCAGAGTGTTCCTTTTTTGATATAAAGATTTACAAATCAGAAAAAGGCGCTCCGCTTTTTGCACTTTCAAAAAAGATCATTGAAAAATTTAAGATTATTGATGCTGCTTTATCCATTACACACGATGGAGACTATGCAATCAGTGTTGTCAGCATAGAGTCTTTAGACTCATCCTCCTCCGACAAAATCAAGCAGTTCTAGTTTATCATTATCTTTTAAAACTTTTCTGTCCCATTCATCCTGCTTGACTATTTCCATATTTACTGCCGCAGCCATCACTTTATCAACCAAAGCAAGCTCTTTTAGAATTTCCAAAAGCGTTACTCCGTCTTGAAAGACTTTACTGTTTCCATTTACTATTATTGTCATTCATATTTCCCGTTTCTATTTTTAGAGGTGCCCTTCATTGCCATTAAGTTAAGCATTTATTTGGAACCGGTACTTTAGTGCCGGCTGAGAGTGGCAAGACTATTGCAACAGCCGGCACTAAAGTACCGGTTCCGAGAAAGCATTAATTTTCTTAACTTAATGGCATTAGAGGTGCCCTTTATATAATTGTAGCAATTTTACTTGAATATCAGTGTAATATTGCACATTATAATTGAGAAATATACTCTGCCAAAGCTTTTATGTCAGCATCGGAAAGTTTTGCAGCCTGTCCTT
Encoded proteins:
- a CDS encoding TlpA family protein disulfide reductase, translated to MRNTPLLTTLLTISLLFGACSKEKENTQQEANSLLATNEIVLTSLDNKQLVVKKADNGLQLEGAKGKIVIYDIFATWCPPCQAEASHLASLQKKYKNRLIVIGVSVEDGIANEKLETFKKQYNANYTLVKSSENSRIISEIAKELKLGRDFGIPLMVLYKDGKIINYYQGATEEEFIESDIKKALGI
- the acpS gene encoding holo-ACP synthase, whose product is MIGIDIIKASRMQHLMERFGDKGLRRFLLEDEIRLIKSYKTAAGFWAAKEAFSKALGTGIGAECSFFDIKIYKSEKGAPLFALSKKIIEKFKIIDAALSITHDGDYAISVVSIESLDSSSSDKIKQF
- the thiS gene encoding sulfur carrier protein ThiS, whose protein sequence is MTIIVNGNSKVFQDGVTLLEILKELALVDKVMAAAVNMEIVKQDEWDRKVLKDNDKLELLDFVGGG
- the fliL gene encoding flagellar basal body-associated protein FliL, with product MAEEKETEESAPVEKKSSNMLMIIIIVVLILIIIIGAVVAFLLMGSDEEAAVNNAPQAQERVADTRTSRKSVSSASFDNNRKLSDIGVLYPLDTFTVNLKSDSGRRYLKATMSLELDSPELSHELDSKAPVLRDRIIRILSSKTLEEISSKKGKQKVSQQIMDTLNSMITDGKIQGIYFTEFVIQ
- a CDS encoding 5-formyltetrahydrofolate cyclo-ligase, with protein sequence MTLTKNSFRRICLQKIKKASQHNKFYKDFLINNVLLKELEHFKTGKRLKILFFYPLPYEADILKVLKKMRKKHDIFVPFMQGESFKMVPFRLPLKKKKFDIFEAGNTIKKNNKIDIAIVPAVGVDGNLQRIGFGKGMYDRFFAKLKEKPYTIFVQPVFCHTESLICDAYDVACDVLITPTRTLRKRSS
- a CDS encoding F0F1 ATP synthase subunit A, which produces MGELFTFFGLISEDKTFIFMSHMLLSAGIALILARVAMSNLQLVPKGTQNLMEAYVQGVWSMGTDVMGRLHARKYLALVATIGLFVGIANIIGIIPGFEAPTAMLEMPLALALTVFVYYNYVGIKEHGLLLYLKHFLGPVWWLYWLMFPIEIVSHISRIISLSFRLFGNVKGDDMFLMVILMLAPWVLPMIPFALLTFMAFLQAFIFMMLTYVYLGGAVIVDESH
- a CDS encoding type II toxin-antitoxin system RelE family toxin codes for the protein MYELHFLTSAKKEFKKLDTSVQKIIKEKLLLLITNPDILKNNIKPLKGEYRGKFRLRVHQYRVVFQVKDAELIIIVVRIGHRKEVY
- the radA gene encoding DNA repair protein RadA, encoding MAKKKVLFECQHCGLTTPKWMGKCTNCGAWDSFVELNEHQQEVVKQTKSTTSSSAKAVSINDIVEEEVYRFSSLDDELDNVLGGGIVPGSLTLIGGSPGVGKSTLLLKVGSNIASTGKDVLYVTGEESAGQIKLRANRLKSNHDSLYLLSEIRLEQILVELEHRKYDFLIIDSIQTIYSENISSAPGSVTQVRQITFELMRIAKEKDIAIFIIGHITKEGSIAGPRVLEHMVDTVLYFEGDSSQELRILRGFKNRFGATSEIGVFEMKAEGLVSATDIASRFFNRNSSQSGSALTVIMEGSRPIILEVQALVSESHTPNAKRQATGFDNNRLNMLLALLERKLEIPLSGYDVFINITGGIKITETAADLAILAAIISSFRDRAISKETIFIGEVSLVGDVREVYALDARLKEARMQNITKALVSKKPLEKTSIKTFIVDEVTKLLEWY
- the rny gene encoding ribonuclease Y; translation: MLNEILLGGAIATVSGVVGFLISKKITGANFDVYVEQAVAKAKAIENEAQTLLERAKLKAREIEHEAQKAFESAKERARADFAQREDELLRKEQSLKRLIQDEEKNIQNELNRIKAQKVNLERNEKSLASLKKKYEEKIDEAVHTIEHSAGMTQEEAKKILLDKIEEKARGEIAHIVRKYENEARQEGERKANFILAQATSRFAGDFASERLTNLVHLESDELKGRIIGKEGRNIKALETLLGVDIIIDDTPNAILVSSFNLYRRAIATKTLQLLIEDGRIQPARIEEIFKKVSEEFESKILTEGEELIAEMNIGVMHPELMKLIGRLRYRASYGQNALAHTLEVAHLAGIMAAEMGGDPILAKRAGLLHDIGKALTHDMDGNHVDLGAQICRRYNEDEVVINAIYAHHGQQEINSIECGAVCAADALSAARPGARREVLESFLKRVTEIEDIASRHSGVKQAYAINAGREVRVIVNATLVNDDESILMAREIAKEIEERVQYPGEIKVNVIRESRAVEFAK
- a CDS encoding type II toxin-antitoxin system PemK/MazF family toxin produces the protein MQNWALMMDSNSNYKRGDIVVVNLNPKKGHEVGKIKPAVIISGEDENSILILFILMPLSTDLIEDMSPYRIRITQRDKLQQDSDILINQVRSLSKQRIGKKIATLTKNEYELVIQSLCKNFTS
- the ftsY gene encoding signal recognition particle-docking protein FtsY is translated as MFGFIKKSLSKTVAAIKTVAPKKKITFTKDELEDILLEADVEYALVEIILNEIYQDKITREILRSKLLATLAYTSYKEPKFTPPFVELIVGVNGAGKTTTIAKLAYKYKQEGKKVLLGAGDTFRAAAIEQLTLWANRLDIPVVSSKQGHDSSAVAYDAIDSAKAKGFDNVIIDTAGRLHTQTNLANELKKVKRICDKAHKGAPHRTVLIIDGTQGNSAISQAKAFNEMIGIDGIIITKLDGTAKGGSIFSIAYALELPILYVGTGEQPENLTPFDKYEFVDGLLDAIFVEEE
- a CDS encoding Tll0287-like domain-containing protein — its product is MNILKSVTYITLSVSLLFGASQQENKQLQNIVKTGQKSSMLLLKTLGSNMKRNMKTGGPMQALDFCTQKAYTLTEEVNKKLPKGVTVKRISTKYRNPANQPQGSEQEVLVSLEKLQSLHVKLPKQLVQKVDEHTYKYYKPLVINKQVCLKCHGNITNKKLKDAIAKRYPQDKAQHYKMGDLRGAVVVTIKK